A region from the Lolium perenne isolate Kyuss_39 chromosome 4, Kyuss_2.0, whole genome shotgun sequence genome encodes:
- the LOC127348157 gene encoding putative F-box/FBD/LRR-repeat protein At1g22000 isoform X2 translates to MGQRIMKGAKLAVVRRAKILFLPISEGSYSMDGARRHGGHSELGGPSSSGGADLISALPDDMIIQVLVRLPCAGVAARTSLISRRWRGLWTRLPDLIFRDVMPGLLLAALSSLGPGAASLSLLDIHVPAVLDVVNRVSPSSRAGLRSSLRRRWPANYVSSLLRATARLSPAALRFSHPLNLEKPYVDVDLSACFHVTTSIELHAAFLCFPGPQFELPALQSLSLSGCRISLVALVPLCPRLSMLKVVDAFLPADDIIIRSASLQELIMENNVMGAWTGRVHVEAPALKQLTMHLRTGSDLSVSVSAPLLEKVSWRCMYSGAFIGLGIWGLLAARLETEKSNGQLGDDAPRVQVLWLHMFARCPRSYPDTVTGFATEIEKHMITGISGLEVHLITPEHVFGALMLRLLGMHRVRTATRSLKIVLQRFKMKDRCTPLVMSQRTG, encoded by the exons ATGGGGCAAAGAATAATGAAGGGAGCAAAGCTGGCAGTGGTGAGAAGGGCAAAAATCTTGTTTCTTCCG ATTTCAGAGGGCAGTTATTCCATGGATGGAGCACGCCGTCATGGTGGACATTCGGAGCTTGGTGGTCCAAGCAGCAGCGGAGGAGCTGACCTCATCAGCGCCCTCCCGGACGACATGATCATCCAGGTCCTCGTCCGTCTGCCCTGCGCCGGCGTCGCTGCGCGTACCAGCCTCATCTCCCGCCGGTGGCGTGGCCTCTGGACCCGCCTCCCTGACCTCATCTTCCGCGATGTCATGCCAGGTTTGCTCCTAGCGGCGCTCTCCTCACTTGGACCCGGTGCCGCGTCCCTCTCCCTCCTAGACATCCACGTCCCTGCGGTACTGGACGTTGTCAACCGCGTCTCTCCAAGTTCAAGGGCAGGTCTCCGATCTTCGTTAAGAAGAAGGTGGCCTGCCAACTACGTCTCCTCACTGCTCCGCGCCACCGCGAGGCTCTCGCCAGCTGCGCTCCGCTTCAGTCACCCGCTGAACCTAGAGAAGCCTTACGTTGACGTGGACCTGTCCGCCTGCTTCCATGTCACCACCTCAATCGAGTTGCACGCGGCGTTCCTCTGCTTCCCTGGCCCGCAGTTTGAGCTCCCTGCGCTCCAGAGCCTATCTCTCTCTGGCTGCCGCATCAGCCTTGTTGCCTTGGTCCCCCTCTGCCCGCGCCTGAGCATGCTCAAGGTGGTCGACGCTTTCCTCCCAGCTGATGACATCATCATCCGCTCGGCTTCGCTGCAGGAGCTCATCATGGAAAACAATGTCATGGGCGCATGGACAGGACGTGTCCATGTCGAGGCCCCGGCGCTCAAGCAATTGACCATGCACCTCCGCACCGGCAGTGACCTCAGCGTCTCCGTCTCGGCACCTCTGCTGGAGAAGGTCTCTTGGCGGTGCATGTATTCCGGAGCTTTTATCGGGCTTGGCATTTGGGGGCTCTTGGCAGCGAGATTGGAGACAGAAAAGAGCAATGGGCAGCTGGGAGATGACGCCCCTCGCGTTCAGGTCCTCTGGCTACACATGTTTGCCAGA TGTCCACGCAGCTATCCAGACACAGTGACCGGTTTTGCCACGGAGATAGAGAAACATATGATTACGGGCATCTCTGGCTTAGAGGTACATCTCATAACACCAGAACATGTATTTGGAGCATTAATGTTGAGACTACTTGGAATGCATCGGGTTCGCACTGCTACACGAAGCCTTAAGATCGTCCTCCAGAGATTTAAG ATGAAAGACAGATGCACACCCCTTGTGATGAGCCAAAGGACTGGATAA
- the LOC127348157 gene encoding putative F-box/FBD/LRR-repeat protein At1g22000 isoform X1, with protein sequence MGQRIMKGAKLAVVRRAKILFLPISEGSYSMDGARRHGGHSELGGPSSSGGADLISALPDDMIIQVLVRLPCAGVAARTSLISRRWRGLWTRLPDLIFRDVMPGLLLAALSSLGPGAASLSLLDIHVPAVLDVVNRVSPSSRAGLRSSLRRRWPANYVSSLLRATARLSPAALRFSHPLNLEKPYVDVDLSACFHVTTSIELHAAFLCFPGPQFELPALQSLSLSGCRISLVALVPLCPRLSMLKVVDAFLPADDIIIRSASLQELIMENNVMGAWTGRVHVEAPALKQLTMHLRTGSDLSVSVSAPLLEKVSWRCMYSGAFIGLGIWGLLAARLETEKSNGQLGDDAPRVQVLWLHMFARCPRSYPDTVTGFATEIEKHMITGISGLEVHLITPEHVFGALMLRLLGMHRVRTATRSLKIVLQRFKVIFDVLTFQKYVETKRLLVHS encoded by the exons ATGGGGCAAAGAATAATGAAGGGAGCAAAGCTGGCAGTGGTGAGAAGGGCAAAAATCTTGTTTCTTCCG ATTTCAGAGGGCAGTTATTCCATGGATGGAGCACGCCGTCATGGTGGACATTCGGAGCTTGGTGGTCCAAGCAGCAGCGGAGGAGCTGACCTCATCAGCGCCCTCCCGGACGACATGATCATCCAGGTCCTCGTCCGTCTGCCCTGCGCCGGCGTCGCTGCGCGTACCAGCCTCATCTCCCGCCGGTGGCGTGGCCTCTGGACCCGCCTCCCTGACCTCATCTTCCGCGATGTCATGCCAGGTTTGCTCCTAGCGGCGCTCTCCTCACTTGGACCCGGTGCCGCGTCCCTCTCCCTCCTAGACATCCACGTCCCTGCGGTACTGGACGTTGTCAACCGCGTCTCTCCAAGTTCAAGGGCAGGTCTCCGATCTTCGTTAAGAAGAAGGTGGCCTGCCAACTACGTCTCCTCACTGCTCCGCGCCACCGCGAGGCTCTCGCCAGCTGCGCTCCGCTTCAGTCACCCGCTGAACCTAGAGAAGCCTTACGTTGACGTGGACCTGTCCGCCTGCTTCCATGTCACCACCTCAATCGAGTTGCACGCGGCGTTCCTCTGCTTCCCTGGCCCGCAGTTTGAGCTCCCTGCGCTCCAGAGCCTATCTCTCTCTGGCTGCCGCATCAGCCTTGTTGCCTTGGTCCCCCTCTGCCCGCGCCTGAGCATGCTCAAGGTGGTCGACGCTTTCCTCCCAGCTGATGACATCATCATCCGCTCGGCTTCGCTGCAGGAGCTCATCATGGAAAACAATGTCATGGGCGCATGGACAGGACGTGTCCATGTCGAGGCCCCGGCGCTCAAGCAATTGACCATGCACCTCCGCACCGGCAGTGACCTCAGCGTCTCCGTCTCGGCACCTCTGCTGGAGAAGGTCTCTTGGCGGTGCATGTATTCCGGAGCTTTTATCGGGCTTGGCATTTGGGGGCTCTTGGCAGCGAGATTGGAGACAGAAAAGAGCAATGGGCAGCTGGGAGATGACGCCCCTCGCGTTCAGGTCCTCTGGCTACACATGTTTGCCAGA TGTCCACGCAGCTATCCAGACACAGTGACCGGTTTTGCCACGGAGATAGAGAAACATATGATTACGGGCATCTCTGGCTTAGAGGTACATCTCATAACACCAGAACATGTATTTGGAGCATTAATGTTGAGACTACTTGGAATGCATCGGGTTCGCACTGCTACACGAAGCCTTAAGATCGTCCTCCAGAGATTTAAGGTAATTTTCGATGTGCTTACATTTCAGAAATATGTAGAGACAAAAAGGTTATTGGTACATTCTTGA
- the LOC139830423 gene encoding uncharacterized protein, whose protein sequence is MVRPPPPPPLGPTLLQMTQLLGQMQQTQHNFDQARQGYGRVLIWDFLQLNPRSFDSTPEPLDADDWVRDVNRMLNTAGVAPEDKVRFATHLLTGGSAAWWENFLEMRPANAPDVTWEEFREAFRSHHIPEGLMDRMKEKFLSLVQGNKDVMAFSIEFSKLARYGGEEVSTDAKKQKRFRNGLKPALKYTLTHVTVETFDKLVNTAIKEESGRLAFEDSHKHTREVGAPSASAPSQKRRLWVPYPAPPRQAAQAGYAPRAAHAGYAPRPPTPQLQQRNYQPPPRPAYGGPRPMGPRADPTCYKCGQVGHISTFCPQKLPPPPPRSTTTNAMVRAPAPGRAFNNNTRQGPRTARVNNLNIEQAEQATDVVLGMPPDRAVEFVIELEPGTAPISKRPYKMGPNELAELKKQLDELQKLGFIQPSTSPWGCPTIFVKKKDKTDRLVVDYRPLNEKTIKNTYPLPRINELFDQLAGATVFSKMDLRSEFRKLNLELVPQGYLANLVITQTLEDKIRKGQLRDICSKNIKENMHKPKYKSFSLDDQGTLFFQGRFVVPNDPDLRNLILKEAHDTPLSIHPGSTKIYQASLGMAPFEALYGRKCRTPLNWSETGERQIFGPDVINEAGEKVRIIRDNLKIAQSRQKSYYDSKHRDMIYQPGDQAYLRVTPMRGTHRFGIKGKLAPRYIGPFKVLAKRGEVAYLLELPEKLSKVHDVFHVSQLKKCFKDPDRAVDHESIDLQEDLSYKEHPVRILDEAERRTRNNSVKFLKCGT, encoded by the exons ATGGTTAgacctccaccacctcctccgctgGGACCAACCCTGTTGCAAATGACTCAGCTGTTGGGTCAGATGCAGCAAACCCAGCACAACTTTGATCAAGCTCGTCAAGGCTATGGCCGAGTGTTGATCTGGGACTTCCTGCAGCTGAACCCGCGATCGTTCGACTCGACTCCTGAACCgctggatgcagatgattgggTGCGCGATGTCAACCGCATGCTCAACACAGCGGGAGTCGCCCCAGAAGACAAGGTGCGGTTTGCGACTCACCTACTGACAGGAGGGTCCGCCGCatggtgggagaactttctcgagATGCGTCCCGCCAATGCGCCTGATGTCACATGGGAAGAATTCAGGGAAGCTTTCAGGAGCCACCACATTCCTGAAGGGCTCATGGACAGGATGAAGGAGAAATTCCTCAGTCTTGTTCAAGGCAACAAAGATGTGATGGCGTTCAGCATCGAGTTCTCCAAGCTAGCTCGCTATGGTGGTGAAGAAGTGTCTACTGATGCCAAGAAGCAGAAGAGGTTCCGTAATGGCCTCAAGCCGGCACTCAAGTACACGCTCACTCATGTCACGGTGGAAACCTTCGACAAGCTTGTCAACACTGCCATCAAGGAAGAGTCGGGTAGGCTTGCGTTCGAGGATTCGCACAAGCATACTCGAGAGGTTGGTGCTCCTTCAGCATCAGCACCGTCTCAGAAGCGCAGGCTGTGGGTTCCTTATCCCGCACCGCCAAGACAAGCTGCACAAGCTGGGTATGCTCCCCGCGCAGCACACGCTGGGTATGCTCCCCGCCCACCCACCCCACAGCTACAGCAGAGGAACTACCAACCTCCGCCAAGGCCTGCATATGGTGGACCAAGGCCGATGGGTCCACGTGCCGACCCCACATGCTACAAGTGTGGTCAGGTTGGGCACATCTCCACCTTCTGCCCTCAGaagctgcctccaccaccacctcgctcTACTACAACAAATGCGATGGTTCGTGCACCAGCTCCGGGCCGTGCCTTCAACAACAACACCAGGCAAGGTCCGAGGACTGCTCGTGTCAACAACCTCAACATCGAGCAGGCTGAACAAGCTACCGACGTCGTGCTTG GTATGCCGCCTGACAGGGCTGTTGAGTTCGTCATTGAACTAGAGCCTGGTACAGCTCCTATCTCAAAGCGGCCATACAAGATGGGTCCAAATGAGTTGGCTGAACTCAAGAAGCAGCTTGACGAGTTGCAAAAACTTGGTTTCATTCAGCCAAGCACTTCTCCATGGGGATGTCCTACCATCTTCGTGAAGAAAAAGGATAAAACTGATCGATTGGTGGTTGACTACCGCCCTCTCAATGAGAAAACGATCAAGAATACATATCCTCTTCCTCGCATCAATGAGCTCTTTGATCAGCTTGCGGGTGCAACTGTGTTctctaagatggatttgagaagtg AATTCAGGAAATTGAATCTTGAGCTCGTTCCCCAAGGCTACCTTGCAAACTTGGTGATCACGCAGACTCTTGAAGATAAGATCCGAAAAGGACAGTTGCGAGATATTTGCAGCAAGAACATCAAAGAGAATATGCACAAGCCCAAGTACAAGTCTTTCTCTCTCGACGATCAAGGAACTCTCTTCTTCCAAGGTCGTTTTGTTGTTCCGAATGATCCAGACCTGAGAAATCTCATTctcaaagaagctcacgacactccTCTTTCTATCCATCCTGGCAGCACAAAGAT ctatcaagccagtttgGGCATGGCACCCTTCGAAGCTCTCTATGGTCGCAAATGCAGAACACCTCTAAACTGGTCTGAAACCGGTGAAAGGCAAATCTTTGGCCCCGATGTCATCAACGAGGCTGGAGAAAAGGTGCGAATCATTCGTGACAATCTGAAGATAGCACAATCTCGGCAGAAAAGCTATTATGACAGCAAGCACCGTGATATGATCTATCAACCTGGTGATCAAGCTTACCTCCGTGTTACTCCTATGAGGGGCACTCATCGCTTTGGCATCAAAGGCAAGCTGGCGCCAAGATACATTGGTCCCTTCAAAGTTCTAGCAAAGCGTGGTGAAGTCGCTTACCTCCTTGAACTCCCTGAGAAGCTCTCCAAAGTGCACGATGTCTTCCACGTGTCACAGCTCAAGAAGTGCTTCAAAGATCCGGACCGTGCAGTTGATCACGAGTCCATCGACCTCCAAGAAGACCTCTCCTACAAAGAGCATCCCGTTCGGATTCTTGATGAAGCTGAACGTCGAACTCGCAACAACTCTGTCAAGTTCCTCAAG TGTGGCACATAA